The Georgenia sp. TF02-10 genome window below encodes:
- a CDS encoding PhoH family protein, whose amino-acid sequence MSTTPSSTPDPTGLPAGLVQHQVTVPESVPMVVLLGQRDEVLRAVETGFPAVDVHVRGNVVTLTGPAGAVALAERLVDELATVAAAGEPLGADAVGRAITMLTAPTTERPAEVLTTNILSARGRTIRPKTVGQKRYVDAIDDATITFGIGPAGTGKTYLAMAKAVGALQNKQVSRIVLTRPAVEAGERLGYLPGSLTEKIDPYLRPLHDALHDMLDPESIPKLMAAGTIEVAPLAYMRGRTLNDAFIILDEAQNTSPEQMKMFLTRLGFGSKVVVTGDVTQVDLPTGTRSGLRVVQDILADLDDVTFCRLTSADVVRHRLVGEIIDAYERWDASADRTRTDLRQRQRRGARS is encoded by the coding sequence ATGTCGACCACCCCGTCGTCCACCCCCGACCCCACCGGCCTCCCGGCCGGACTGGTCCAGCACCAGGTCACCGTCCCCGAGTCCGTCCCGATGGTCGTCCTCCTGGGCCAGCGCGACGAGGTGCTGCGCGCCGTCGAGACCGGCTTCCCCGCCGTCGACGTCCACGTCCGCGGCAACGTCGTTACCCTCACCGGCCCGGCCGGCGCCGTCGCGCTGGCCGAGCGGCTCGTCGACGAGCTGGCCACGGTGGCCGCCGCCGGGGAGCCGCTCGGCGCGGACGCCGTCGGCCGCGCCATCACCATGCTGACCGCGCCGACCACCGAGCGGCCGGCGGAGGTGCTCACCACCAACATCCTCTCCGCCCGCGGCCGGACCATCCGGCCCAAGACGGTGGGGCAGAAGCGCTACGTCGACGCGATCGACGACGCCACGATCACATTCGGCATCGGCCCGGCCGGCACCGGCAAGACCTACCTGGCCATGGCCAAGGCCGTCGGGGCGCTGCAGAACAAGCAGGTCAGCCGGATCGTGCTGACCCGCCCGGCGGTGGAGGCCGGCGAGCGGCTGGGCTACCTGCCCGGCAGCCTCACCGAGAAGATCGACCCCTACCTGCGCCCGCTGCACGACGCCCTGCACGACATGCTCGACCCGGAGTCCATCCCCAAGCTCATGGCCGCCGGGACCATCGAGGTCGCGCCGCTGGCCTACATGCGCGGCCGGACCCTCAACGACGCCTTCATCATCCTGGACGAGGCCCAGAACACCTCGCCGGAGCAGATGAAGATGTTCCTCACCCGGCTGGGCTTCGGGTCCAAGGTCGTCGTCACCGGCGACGTCACCCAGGTCGACCTGCCGACCGGCACCCGGTCCGGGCTGCGGGTGGTCCAGGACATCCTGGCCGACCTCGACGACGTCACCTTCTGCCGGCTGACCAGCGCCGACGTCGTCCGGCATCGGCTGGTGGGGGAGATCATCGACGCTTACGAGCGGTGGGACGCCTCCGCCGACCGCACCCGCACCGACCTGCGCCAGCGGCAGCGCCGGGGGGCCCGGTCGTGA
- a CDS encoding GNAT family N-acetyltransferase — translation MTGPLPTPGPADSPVPSVDPGPLPTPGLVAAQVDPGLTRLHRLDRDDPRTRRLRAAVVTLRPLPGQEQYSGYAKVTLPEADAAPTRTPFAVVHEEDAVGFGVLDTGGYLPDLTSDPARAVLLRAFYIGADHQLRGHGRRAAALLPAFVHDVHPGAEVLYLTVNEANPAAIRAYAAGGFTDVGRYLGGSLGPQRVMTTAVALAS, via the coding sequence ATGACCGGCCCCCTTCCCACCCCCGGTCCAGCTGACAGCCCGGTTCCGAGCGTCGACCCAGGTCCCCTCCCCACCCCCGGTTTGGTTGCCGCGCAGGTGGACCCGGGCCTGACCCGCCTGCACCGGCTGGACCGCGACGACCCGCGTACCCGGCGGCTCCGGGCGGCGGTGGTCACGCTGCGTCCGCTGCCCGGCCAGGAGCAGTACTCTGGCTACGCCAAGGTGACCCTGCCGGAGGCCGACGCCGCGCCGACCCGCACGCCCTTCGCCGTCGTGCACGAGGAGGACGCGGTGGGCTTCGGCGTCCTGGACACCGGCGGCTACCTCCCGGACCTCACCAGCGATCCGGCCCGGGCGGTGCTGCTGCGCGCCTTCTACATCGGGGCCGACCACCAGCTCCGCGGGCACGGGCGCCGGGCCGCGGCCCTCCTGCCGGCGTTCGTCCACGACGTCCACCCGGGCGCCGAGGTGCTCTACCTCACCGTCAACGAGGCGAACCCGGCGGCGATCCGCGCCTACGCGGCCGGCGGGTTCACCGACGTCGGCCGCTACCTCGGCGGGTCGCTGGGGCCGCAGCGGGTGATGACGACGGCGGTCGCTTTGGCGTCCTGA
- the hemW gene encoding radical SAM family heme chaperone HemW, with amino-acid sequence MVALPDGEVPPEDGTLPTSAAAGASGRDLGVYLHVPFCRVRCGYCDFNTYTNAELGGGASAAAYADTALREVELAAQVLADPALRSAGMPARPVSTVFVGGGTPTMLPVPDLARMLQGVRDAFGLTDDAEVTTEANPDSVDAGDLATLADVGFTRVSFGMQSAVPHVLRTLDRTHDPRRVPQVVRWARDAGLEVSVDLIYGTPGESLADWRTSLDAAVALAPDHVSAYALVVEPGTKMGAQVRRGELPLPDDDDAAEKYELAEEVLAGAGFRWYEVSNFARDDGGPRPHEAAAVPTPHACRHNLAYWRGHDWWGIGPGAHSHVGGVRWWNAKHPRTYAHRLEQGLSPAVGREVLDPATRELERIMLGVRLAEGLELAPGTGTVPAHLRGTVADLIGQGLVELAPARHGRIVLTLRGRLLADAVVRALTD; translated from the coding sequence ATGGTCGCGCTGCCCGACGGTGAGGTCCCCCCAGAGGACGGCACCCTCCCCACCTCCGCCGCCGCCGGGGCGAGCGGCCGCGACCTCGGCGTCTACCTGCACGTCCCGTTCTGCCGGGTGCGCTGCGGGTACTGCGACTTCAACACCTACACCAACGCCGAGCTCGGCGGCGGCGCCAGCGCGGCGGCGTACGCGGACACCGCGCTGCGCGAGGTCGAGCTGGCGGCCCAGGTCCTCGCCGACCCCGCCCTGCGGTCCGCCGGGATGCCGGCGCGGCCGGTCAGCACGGTGTTCGTCGGCGGCGGCACGCCGACGATGCTCCCCGTGCCCGACCTGGCCCGGATGCTCCAGGGCGTGCGCGACGCCTTCGGCCTGACCGACGACGCCGAGGTGACCACCGAGGCCAACCCGGACTCGGTGGACGCCGGGGACCTCGCCACCCTGGCCGACGTCGGCTTCACCCGGGTGTCCTTCGGGATGCAGTCGGCAGTGCCGCACGTCCTGCGCACCCTGGACCGGACCCATGACCCCCGACGGGTGCCGCAGGTGGTCCGCTGGGCCCGGGACGCCGGGCTCGAGGTCTCCGTGGACCTGATCTACGGCACCCCGGGGGAGTCGCTCGCGGACTGGCGCACCTCGCTGGACGCGGCCGTCGCGCTCGCTCCGGACCACGTCTCCGCCTACGCCCTCGTCGTCGAGCCCGGGACCAAGATGGGCGCCCAGGTCCGGCGCGGCGAGCTGCCGCTGCCCGACGACGACGACGCGGCCGAGAAGTACGAGCTCGCCGAGGAGGTGCTCGCCGGCGCGGGGTTCCGCTGGTACGAGGTGAGCAACTTCGCCCGGGACGACGGCGGCCCGCGCCCGCACGAGGCCGCGGCCGTCCCGACGCCGCACGCCTGCCGGCACAACCTGGCGTACTGGCGCGGGCACGACTGGTGGGGGATCGGCCCGGGCGCCCACAGCCACGTGGGCGGGGTCCGCTGGTGGAACGCCAAGCACCCCCGGACCTACGCCCACCGCCTCGAGCAGGGCCTCAGCCCGGCGGTCGGCCGGGAGGTCCTGGACCCCGCGACCCGCGAGCTCGAGCGCATCATGCTCGGCGTACGGCTGGCCGAGGGCCTCGAGCTGGCGCCGGGGACCGGGACGGTCCCGGCGCACCTGCGCGGGACGGTGGCGGACCTCATCGGTCAGGGGCTTGTCGAGCTTGCCCCGGCACGGCACGGACGGATCGTGCTGACGCTGCGCGGCCGCCTGCTCGCCGACGCGGTGGTCCGCGCCCTGACCGATTGA
- the hrcA gene encoding heat-inducible transcriptional repressor HrcA — protein MSEDRRLHVLQAIVKDYVETREPVGSRVLVERHALDVSPATIRNDMAALEEQGYIAQPHTSAGRIPTDKGYRLFVDQIDTVKPLSPAERRAIQNLLEDAVDLDDVVDRTVRLLAQLTHQVAVVQYPSLSRTALRHLELVPLSPHRLLVVIITDAGRVEQRTVETAAEVDQAVVAELRARLNVVCAGRRVEALTQPLADLAAEFAPAHRPLVEAVAAELLQTLRQETQERIVMAGTANLARSDVDFPRTIGPVLEALEEQVVLLRLFAEMEEDPIAVRIGSENHHEGLTEASIVASAYGARPPGIARLGVLGPTRMDYPGAIGAVRAVARYLSRILGG, from the coding sequence GTGAGCGAGGATCGTCGCCTGCACGTGCTGCAGGCCATCGTCAAGGACTACGTCGAGACGCGCGAGCCGGTCGGCTCCCGCGTCCTGGTCGAGCGGCACGCCCTCGACGTCTCCCCGGCGACCATCCGCAACGACATGGCCGCGCTGGAGGAGCAGGGGTACATCGCCCAGCCGCACACCTCCGCCGGCCGGATCCCCACCGACAAGGGCTACCGCCTCTTCGTCGACCAGATCGACACGGTCAAGCCCCTCTCGCCGGCGGAGCGGCGCGCGATCCAGAACCTCCTCGAGGACGCCGTCGACCTGGACGACGTGGTGGACCGCACCGTGCGGCTCCTCGCCCAGCTCACCCACCAGGTCGCCGTCGTCCAGTACCCCTCGCTCAGCCGGACCGCGCTGCGGCACCTCGAGCTCGTCCCGCTCAGCCCGCACCGCCTGCTCGTCGTCATCATCACCGACGCCGGCCGGGTCGAGCAGCGGACCGTGGAGACCGCGGCGGAGGTCGACCAGGCCGTCGTCGCCGAGCTGCGCGCCCGGCTCAACGTGGTCTGCGCCGGGCGCCGGGTGGAGGCCCTGACCCAGCCGCTGGCGGACCTGGCCGCGGAGTTCGCGCCGGCCCACCGGCCGCTGGTCGAGGCGGTCGCCGCCGAGCTCCTGCAGACGCTCCGGCAGGAGACCCAGGAGCGCATCGTCATGGCCGGCACCGCGAACCTGGCCCGCTCCGACGTGGACTTCCCCCGCACCATCGGGCCGGTGCTGGAGGCCCTGGAGGAGCAGGTGGTGCTGCTGCGGCTCTTCGCCGAGATGGAGGAGGACCCCATCGCCGTGCGGATCGGCTCCGAGAACCACCACGAGGGCCTCACCGAGGCCTCGATCGTCGCCAGCGCCTACGGCGCCCGCCCGCCGGGCATCGCCCGGCTCGGCGTGCTCGGCCCCACCCGCATGGACTACCCCGGGGCCATCGGCGCCGTGCGCGCCGTCGCCCGGTACCTGTCCCGGATACTGGGCGGGTGA
- a CDS encoding hemolysin family protein, with protein sequence MIHQVPAAWLGVLVLLGLVVGGALSAGEAALARVTRAAVADLAAAGQKNADAVARLVDRRDLGLAAATFVRVLAEMTAAVCLTLVVAGLLPRWWQVLLAAVVLTALLVAALVRVSPRRLGRRNPAGVLAVLVPVMGPLTTVAGGVARVVRAVVPGPARTAAETREERGEELRDMVDRVSESEQIQEDERELLHSVFELGRTLTREVMVPRTDMVTIDADADLEAAITLFTRSGYSRVPVVGESTDDVRGVLYLKDVMRRVHRRTDTAGLTVADVMRPPVFVPETKLVDDLLQEMQADSIHIAMVVDEYGGIAGLVTIEDLLEELVGEMVDEHDRAEPEVEPVGDGVVRVPARLPVDDLGELFGLEIDDDDVDSAGGLLAKALGIVPLPGAEADVHGLHLVAERAEGRRRRLSTLLASRSDGEEEA encoded by the coding sequence ATGATCCACCAGGTCCCGGCGGCCTGGCTCGGCGTGCTCGTGCTCCTCGGCCTGGTGGTCGGCGGGGCGCTCAGCGCCGGAGAGGCCGCCCTGGCCCGGGTCACCCGGGCCGCCGTCGCCGACCTGGCCGCCGCCGGCCAGAAGAACGCCGACGCCGTCGCCCGGCTGGTCGACCGGCGCGACCTCGGCCTGGCCGCCGCCACGTTCGTGCGGGTGCTCGCCGAGATGACCGCGGCGGTGTGCCTCACCCTCGTCGTCGCCGGCCTGCTGCCGCGCTGGTGGCAGGTGCTGCTGGCCGCCGTCGTGCTCACCGCCCTGCTCGTCGCCGCCCTCGTCCGGGTCAGCCCCCGGCGGCTGGGCCGGCGCAACCCGGCCGGCGTCCTCGCCGTCCTGGTCCCGGTCATGGGCCCGCTGACCACCGTGGCCGGCGGGGTGGCCCGGGTGGTCCGCGCCGTCGTCCCCGGCCCGGCCCGCACCGCCGCCGAGACCCGGGAGGAGCGCGGCGAGGAGCTGCGGGACATGGTGGACCGGGTGAGCGAGTCCGAGCAGATCCAGGAGGACGAGCGCGAGCTGCTGCACTCCGTCTTCGAGCTCGGCCGGACCCTCACCAGGGAGGTCATGGTGCCGCGCACGGACATGGTCACCATCGACGCCGACGCCGACCTGGAGGCCGCGATCACCCTGTTCACCCGGTCCGGGTACTCCCGGGTGCCGGTGGTGGGGGAGTCCACCGACGACGTCCGCGGGGTCCTCTACCTCAAGGACGTCATGCGCCGGGTCCACCGGCGCACCGACACCGCCGGCCTGACCGTCGCCGACGTCATGCGCCCGCCGGTGTTCGTCCCGGAGACGAAGCTGGTGGACGACCTGCTCCAGGAGATGCAGGCGGACAGCATCCACATCGCCATGGTGGTGGACGAGTACGGCGGCATCGCGGGCCTGGTCACCATCGAGGACCTGCTCGAGGAGCTGGTCGGGGAGATGGTCGACGAGCACGACCGGGCCGAGCCGGAGGTGGAGCCGGTGGGCGACGGCGTGGTGCGGGTCCCGGCCCGGCTGCCGGTGGACGACCTCGGCGAGCTCTTCGGCCTGGAGATCGACGACGACGACGTCGACTCCGCCGGCGGGCTGCTCGCCAAGGCGCTGGGCATCGTGCCCCTGCCCGGCGCCGAGGCCGACGTGCACGGGCTGCACCTGGTGGCCGAGCGCGCCGAGGGCCGCCGGCGCCGGCTGTCCACCCTGCTGGCCTCCCGGTCCGACGGCGAGGAGGAGGCATGA
- a CDS encoding nuclear transport factor 2 family protein, whose product MLDELLDLEHQGWKSLCNSTGADFYGQNMTSDGVMVLAHGQVFDRQAVIDSLNEAPPWRTYDIVDERLIALSDDHAILVYTGRAYRDENEPAFIALMSSAYTRQDGAWRLALYQQTPVPAQP is encoded by the coding sequence ATGCTCGACGAGCTGCTCGACCTCGAACACCAGGGGTGGAAGTCCCTCTGCAACAGCACCGGAGCGGACTTCTACGGGCAGAACATGACCAGCGACGGCGTCATGGTCCTCGCTCACGGCCAGGTCTTCGACCGGCAGGCCGTCATCGACTCCCTGAACGAAGCTCCCCCGTGGCGGACCTACGACATCGTTGACGAGCGGCTCATCGCGCTCAGCGACGATCACGCGATCCTCGTCTACACCGGCCGCGCCTACCGCGACGAGAACGAGCCCGCGTTCATCGCGCTGATGTCCAGCGCCTACACCCGACAGGACGGCGCCTGGCGACTCGCCCTCTACCAGCAGACGCCCGTTCCGGCCCAGCCGTAG
- a CDS encoding DUF3097 domain-containing protein, which translates to MTDRYGSDVLGADPHTTGPYARRRTTRDLPVEHGMVVEEVQTGWVGAVVRVEKSGGMHVVVLEDRKGRTRTFPLGAGFWVDGAPVRLLPPVGASPAAGPRTAGGRRLTASGSLAVEQHRARVARASRIWVEGRHDAELVERVWGDDLRVEGVVVELLDGVDNLEAVLRDFRPGPRRRAGVLVDHLVPGSKESRIAARVTAGAAGANVLVLGHPYVDVWQAVRPERVGLREWPQVPRGTDIKVGTLRALGWPHADQADIATGWKRILGTVRSYKDLSPALLGRMEELIDFVTAVPE; encoded by the coding sequence GTGACCGACCGTTACGGCAGCGACGTCCTCGGTGCCGACCCGCACACCACCGGCCCCTACGCCCGCCGCCGCACCACCCGCGACCTGCCGGTCGAGCACGGCATGGTGGTGGAGGAGGTGCAGACCGGCTGGGTGGGCGCCGTCGTCCGGGTGGAGAAGTCCGGCGGGATGCACGTGGTGGTGCTGGAGGACCGCAAGGGCCGGACCCGGACCTTCCCGCTCGGGGCGGGCTTCTGGGTGGACGGGGCGCCGGTCCGGCTGCTGCCGCCGGTCGGCGCGTCCCCGGCGGCCGGGCCGCGGACCGCCGGCGGGCGGCGGCTGACGGCCTCGGGGTCCCTCGCGGTGGAGCAGCACCGGGCGCGGGTGGCCCGGGCGTCGCGGATCTGGGTGGAGGGCCGGCACGACGCCGAGCTCGTCGAGCGAGTCTGGGGCGACGACCTCCGGGTCGAGGGCGTCGTCGTCGAGCTGCTCGACGGCGTGGACAACCTCGAGGCGGTGCTGCGGGACTTCCGGCCCGGGCCGCGCCGGCGCGCGGGGGTGCTGGTCGACCACCTGGTGCCCGGGTCGAAGGAGTCCCGGATCGCCGCGCGGGTGACCGCCGGGGCGGCCGGTGCGAACGTGCTCGTCCTCGGGCACCCGTACGTGGACGTCTGGCAGGCCGTCCGGCCCGAACGGGTCGGCCTGCGGGAGTGGCCGCAGGTCCCGCGCGGGACGGACATCAAGGTCGGCACCCTCCGGGCGCTCGGCTGGCCGCACGCGGACCAGGCGGACATCGCCACGGGGTGGAAGCGGATCCTCGGCACGGTGCGCTCATACAAGGACCTCTCCCCCGCCCTGCTCGGTCGCATGGAAGAGCTCATCGATTTCGTGACGGCGGTGCCGGAGTGA
- a CDS encoding MOSC domain-containing protein, whose protein sequence is MHRLHPDDGTVGVTAIDKRAVDGPVQVRRLGLHGDLQADRAHHGGPDKAVYVLDTAEADHWAGVLGTDVGPGRLGENLRVAGYPVDDAEIGERWRVGGAELEVTGPRTPCATFARWVARPGWVREFTARGRTGVYLRVLSTGPVAAGDTLEVLDRPGHGVTVAGWFTRKDPADAARLLAHEAATGWQMAGYLRTYVLAAHRRSEDAIPGS, encoded by the coding sequence GTGCACCGCCTGCACCCCGACGACGGCACGGTCGGGGTGACCGCGATCGACAAGCGCGCCGTCGACGGCCCGGTCCAGGTACGCCGGCTCGGGCTCCACGGCGACCTCCAGGCCGACCGCGCCCACCACGGCGGACCGGACAAGGCCGTCTACGTCCTGGACACCGCGGAGGCCGACCACTGGGCTGGGGTCCTCGGCACCGACGTCGGCCCCGGCCGGCTGGGGGAGAACCTGCGGGTGGCCGGCTACCCGGTCGACGACGCGGAGATCGGCGAGCGGTGGCGCGTCGGCGGGGCCGAGCTCGAGGTCACCGGCCCGCGCACCCCGTGCGCGACGTTCGCCCGCTGGGTCGCCCGCCCCGGCTGGGTGCGCGAGTTCACCGCCCGCGGCCGCACCGGGGTGTACCTGCGGGTGCTCTCCACCGGCCCGGTGGCCGCCGGCGACACCCTCGAGGTGCTCGACCGGCCCGGCCACGGCGTCACCGTCGCCGGCTGGTTCACCCGCAAGGACCCCGCCGACGCCGCCCGGCTCCTCGCCCACGAGGCGGCCACCGGCTGGCAGATGGCCGGGTACCTGCGCACGTACGTCCTCGCCGCGCACCGGCGGTCGGAGGACGCAATCCCCGGCTCCTGA
- the dnaJ gene encoding molecular chaperone DnaJ, with amino-acid sequence MNDYYEILGVSRQASQEEIKKAYRRQARKLHPDVAGPEAAEQFKDVTRAYEVLSNPEKRQMYDLGGESALGGNGAGAGTAGFGAFQDIFETFFGAAGGGAPRGPVPRGRRGQDALVRLDLELADAVFGVDREIQVDTAVVCPTCQGSCCRPGTAPRTCEVCHGRGSVQRVTRSFLGQVMSTSPCPACQGHGTVIPDPCPDCSGEGRVRTRRTLHVDVPAGVDSGTRIRLTGQGEVGPGGGPAGDLYVELRVKPHPLFVREGDDLHCSLELPMTAAALGTVVEVETLDGARQLDIEPGTQPAQVLTLEGLGVGHLHRGGRGDLHVHVDVHVPTRLDDRQRDLLAEVAALRGEERPEPRLAATAGAGVFSKLREKLAGR; translated from the coding sequence GTGAACGACTACTACGAGATCCTCGGTGTCTCCCGGCAGGCGAGCCAGGAGGAGATCAAGAAGGCCTACCGCCGGCAGGCCCGCAAGCTCCACCCCGACGTCGCCGGCCCGGAGGCCGCCGAGCAGTTCAAGGACGTCACCCGCGCCTACGAGGTCCTCTCCAACCCGGAGAAGCGCCAGATGTACGACCTGGGCGGGGAGTCCGCGCTCGGCGGCAACGGCGCCGGCGCCGGGACCGCCGGGTTCGGCGCCTTCCAGGACATCTTCGAGACGTTCTTCGGCGCCGCGGGCGGCGGCGCCCCCCGCGGCCCGGTGCCCCGGGGCCGCCGCGGGCAGGACGCCCTCGTCCGGCTCGACCTGGAGCTGGCCGACGCCGTCTTCGGCGTCGACCGCGAGATACAGGTGGACACCGCCGTCGTCTGCCCCACCTGCCAGGGCAGCTGCTGCCGCCCCGGCACCGCCCCGCGCACCTGCGAGGTGTGCCACGGGCGCGGGTCCGTCCAGCGGGTCACCCGGTCCTTCCTCGGCCAGGTCATGTCCACCTCCCCCTGCCCGGCCTGCCAGGGCCACGGCACCGTCATCCCCGACCCCTGCCCGGACTGCTCCGGCGAGGGCCGGGTGCGCACCCGCCGGACCCTGCACGTCGACGTCCCCGCCGGCGTGGACTCCGGCACCCGGATCCGGCTGACCGGCCAGGGCGAGGTGGGCCCCGGCGGCGGCCCGGCCGGGGACCTCTACGTCGAGCTGCGGGTCAAGCCGCACCCGCTGTTCGTCCGCGAGGGCGACGACCTGCACTGCTCCCTCGAGCTGCCGATGACCGCCGCGGCGCTGGGCACCGTCGTCGAGGTCGAGACCCTCGACGGGGCCCGCCAGCTCGACATCGAGCCCGGCACCCAGCCCGCGCAGGTCCTCACGCTGGAGGGCCTGGGCGTGGGCCACCTGCACCGCGGTGGCCGCGGGGACCTGCACGTCCACGTCGACGTCCACGTCCCCACCCGGCTGGACGACCGCCAGCGCGACCTGCTCGCCGAGGTCGCCGCCCTGCGCGGGGAGGAGCGGCCCGAGCCGCGGCTGGCGGCCACCGCCGGCGCCGGGGTGTTCTCCAAGCTGCGCGAGAAGCTCGCCGGCCGCTGA
- a CDS encoding 16S rRNA (uracil(1498)-N(3))-methyltransferase, whose protein sequence is MTTPVFHAGPGALDGARPGAVVTLTGAEARHAVTVRRLRPGEVVDLVDGAGRRVTGAVRDAAPDRLAVAVTAVTDEPPPAVRLVLVQALAKGGRDEQAVETATELGVDAVVPWQADRSVSVWAGARAERGRRRWEAVALAAAKQARRAWVPAVHEPVTSAALPAAVASTVAAGGAVLVLHETAPVPLTAAALPAPAAVVAGADGATRPTVLAVVVGPEGGITDAELTALEAAGAQAVRLGPHVLRTSTAGPAALAVLAPALGRWG, encoded by the coding sequence GTGACCACGCCCGTCTTCCACGCCGGGCCCGGGGCGCTCGACGGCGCCCGGCCCGGCGCCGTCGTCACCCTCACCGGGGCGGAGGCCCGCCACGCGGTGACGGTGCGCCGGCTGCGGCCCGGGGAGGTGGTCGACCTGGTCGACGGCGCCGGCCGGCGCGTCACCGGCGCCGTGCGCGACGCCGCGCCGGACCGGCTCGCCGTCGCCGTCACCGCGGTGACGGACGAGCCCCCGCCCGCCGTGCGCCTCGTCCTGGTCCAGGCCCTGGCCAAGGGCGGGCGCGACGAGCAGGCGGTGGAGACCGCCACCGAGCTCGGCGTCGACGCGGTCGTGCCCTGGCAGGCCGACCGCTCGGTCTCGGTGTGGGCCGGCGCTCGGGCCGAGCGCGGCCGGCGCCGGTGGGAAGCCGTCGCCCTGGCCGCGGCCAAGCAGGCCCGCCGCGCCTGGGTGCCGGCCGTGCACGAGCCGGTCACCTCCGCCGCCCTGCCCGCCGCGGTGGCCTCCACGGTCGCCGCCGGCGGCGCCGTCCTCGTCCTGCACGAGACGGCGCCCGTGCCGCTGACCGCCGCCGCCCTGCCCGCGCCCGCCGCGGTCGTCGCGGGCGCCGACGGCGCCACCCGCCCCACCGTGCTGGCGGTGGTGGTCGGCCCCGAGGGTGGCATCACCGACGCCGAGCTCACCGCCCTGGAGGCGGCCGGCGCGCAGGCCGTGCGGCTGGGCCCGCACGTGCTGCGTACCTCCACCGCCGGGCCTGCCGCCCTCGCCGTCCTCGCCCCGGCGCTGGGCCGGTGGGGCTGA
- the ybeY gene encoding rRNA maturation RNase YbeY yields MTEVTNESGYDVDGEEFADLASYVLAEMRVHPRAELSILLVTADVMAELHERWMDEPGPTDVLSFPMDELRPGRDGEEPVEGTLGDIVLCPEVAAAQAKTAGHSTVEELLLLTTHGILHLLGYDHAEPDEEREMFALQRRLLLTFLAGR; encoded by the coding sequence GTGACCGAGGTGACCAACGAGTCCGGCTACGACGTCGACGGCGAGGAGTTCGCCGACCTCGCCAGCTACGTGCTGGCCGAGATGCGCGTCCACCCCCGCGCCGAGCTGTCCATCCTGCTCGTCACCGCCGACGTGATGGCCGAGCTGCACGAGCGGTGGATGGACGAGCCCGGGCCCACCGACGTGCTGTCCTTCCCGATGGACGAGCTGCGCCCCGGCCGGGACGGGGAGGAGCCGGTGGAGGGCACCCTGGGGGACATCGTGCTGTGCCCGGAGGTGGCCGCCGCGCAGGCCAAGACGGCCGGCCACTCCACCGTGGAGGAGCTGCTGCTGCTGACCACGCACGGCATCCTGCACCTGCTCGGCTACGACCACGCCGAGCCGGACGAGGAGCGGGAAATGTTCGCGCTGCAGCGCCGGCTCCTGCTCACCTTCCTCGCCGGGCGCTGA